One Rhinolophus sinicus isolate RSC01 linkage group LG06, ASM3656204v1, whole genome shotgun sequence DNA window includes the following coding sequences:
- the LOC109435474 gene encoding putative olfactory receptor 5AK3, with protein MTQGNSTEVAEFFLLGFGIQRQFRYVLFIVFLVVYVTSMVGNIGMILLIKTDPRLQTPMYFFLQHLAFVDICYTSVITPKMLQNFIVKNMSISFRGCVVQLLVYATFATSDCYLLAAMAVDRYVAICNPLHYPIVMSRRVCIQLAAGSYVVGSVNASVHTGFTFSLSFCKSNTINHFFCDVPPILALSCSDININIMLLAVFVGFNLMFTVLIITFSYVCIMAAIIKMSSATGRKKAFSTCTSHLTAVTIFYGTLAYMYLQPHSNDSQENMKVASVFYSIVIPMLNPLIYGLRNKEVKEALKVMGKRFF; from the coding sequence ATGACACAAGGAAATAGCACTGAAGTGGCTGAATTCTTTCTGCTGGGATTTGGTATCCAACGCCAGTTTCGGTATGTCCTCTTCATCGTATTTCTAGTTGTCTATGTGACCTCCATGGTGGGTAACATTGGAATGATTCTACTCATCAAGACAGATCCCAGACTTCAAAcacccatgtacttcttcctacAACATTTGGCTTTTGTTGATATCTGTTATACCTCTGTTATCACTCCCAAGATGCTGCAAAACTTCATAGTGAAAAATATGTCAATATCATTCAGAGGTTGTGTTGTGCAATTATTGGTTTATGCAACATTTGCAACCAGTGACTGTTACCTCCTGGCTGCTATGGCAGTGGACCGTTATGTAGCCATCTGTAACCCGCTTCACTATCCCATCGTCATGTCCCGAAGAGTCTGCATCCAGTTGGCAGCGGGTTCCTATGTCGTTGGCTCAGTAAATGCTTCTGTGCACACAGgttttacattttcactgtccTTCTGCAAGTCCAATACCATCAATCACTTTTTTTGTGATGTTCCACCCATCCTGGCCCTTTCATGCTCCGACATTAACATCAACATCATGTTACTTGCTGTCTTTGTGGGATTTAACCTGATGTTCACTGTGTTGATCATCACCTTCTCCTATGTCTGTATCATGGCTGCCATCATAAAGATGTCTTCTGCCACAGGGAGGAAAAAAGCCTTCTCCACATGTACCTCCCATCTGACAGCAGTCACCATTTTCTATGGAACCCTCGCATACATGTATTTACAGCCTCATTCTAATGATTCCCAGGAAAATATGAAAGTGGCCTCTGTGTTTTATAGCATTGTGATTCCCATGTTGAACCCCCTGATCTACGGTTTGAGAAACAAGGAGGTAAAGGAAGCTCTAAAAGTGATGGGGAAAAGGTTCTTCTAG